DNA from Macrobrachium rosenbergii isolate ZJJX-2024 chromosome 21, ASM4041242v1, whole genome shotgun sequence:
TTACATACAAAGGAAACAGAACGACGAGAAATACATCAGAATATAGAATCAGTATGGAAAATCTGATgaagggtttgagagagagagagagagagagagagagagagagagagagagagagagagagagagagagagagagagagagagagagagagagagagaattttcaagtaGGTAGAGAACAAACAGGGTGAGGGGAGGTGACTGTACTTTATGTAACAAGTGTATTACAAATATTGACCTTGTTCTTCGCATGGGAAACtgtgctggtctctctctctctctctctctctctctctctctctctctctctctctctctctctctctctctctctcacgtggtGATGGGAATATCTTTGGTGTTTGTTCAGTTCAACTtcttgtttggtatttttttcctaTTGAATTCTGAGACACCATTTTGACAGCCCCCTTGTCATGCTGACCGCTTACGTTTTGCGAGTCTGTGTATTTGTTTTGCTATTGAAATGTACTTCAGAAATATCGACCATCCTtagacctaaaaaatgaaaagggagtGGGGGGAGGCAGAGAAAAGATTATGTACAACGATGTTTAACGATTAAAATTCACTTCTGCGATGCTGAAGATTGGCGAATTCAACGTATTGGAGCATTGGGCGAGACGCGGGcttatttatatcataatatttGAATGCCGTTGTAATTGAAGACTCAAAacgaaaatgaatttgaaagatACTGAAGATACAATGAGGAAGAACGGAAGACAAGACAAAATCGCTGACCAAAATCGTCATGCATAAAAATTGAGATCGGCTGCAAGCAGAATAAAAGGAACGAGGCAGTATATTAAAGGAAAGCCGTTGATGaaccaacttttcttttttaataatcacTTCCATAATACAAGGAGTCCTCGCAAAGATCTTTATTGAATTCTTCCAATACGTTTCTAGCAGCACTTCCTGATCATGGTGGTTTCTCTGTTCGGATGCAATTGCGATCGAATGCCACATATATCGTACCCCTAAGGTCTCTTACAAGTTGCAGACGCCTATGTTCCTTGTTCCTTGCCAGATTCAGACTCATATGTTCCCTTACCAGTTCCAGACTACCAAGGTCTTTTCAAAGTTCCAGTGTCCTATGGTCCGTTGCAGGTTCCAGACTACCTAGGTCTTTTGCAAGTTCCAGACTACTGAGGTCACTTACAAGTTCCAAACTACCAAGGTCTTTTGCAAGTTCcagactcctgaggtcatttacAAGTTCCAGACTCCTGAGGTCGCTTAAGTTCCAGACTCCTAAGGTCCCTTGAAAGTTCCAGATTCCTACGGTCACTTAAAAGTTCCAGTCTCCTATGGTTCCTTGTAAGTTCTAGACTACCAAGGTCTTTTGCAAGTTCCAGTCTCCTTTGGTCCCTTGCAAGTTCCAAACTAGCTAGGTCTTTTGCAAGATCCAGACTCCTGAGGTCACTTACACGTTCCAGACTACCAAGGTCTTTTGCAAGTTCCAGGCTCCTGAGGTCACTTACAAGTTCCAGACTAACTAGCTCTTTTGCAAGTTCCAGGCTCCTGAGGTCAATTACAAGTTCCAGACTACCAAGGCCTTTTGCAAGTTCCAGGCTCCTGAGGTCACTTACAAGTTCCAGACTAACTAGCTCTTTTGCAAGTTCCAGACTACCAAGGTCTTTTGCAAGTTCCAGGCTCCTGAGGTCACTTACAAGTTCCAGACTAACTAGCTCTTTTGCAAGTTTCAGACTCCTGAGGTCACTTACAAGTTGCAGTCTACCGAGGTCTTTTGCAAGTTCCAGACTCCTGAGGTCACTTACAAGTTCCAGACTAACTAGCTCTTTTGCAAGTTCCAGACTCCTGAGGTAACTTACAAGTTCCAGACTAACTAGCTCTTTTGCAAGTTCCAGACTCCT
Protein-coding regions in this window:
- the LOC136849423 gene encoding leucine-rich repeat and IQ domain-containing protein 1-like, with the translated sequence MLIQRKGCKKKKKKKKKKTKKKKKNKNKNKKKKKKKKKKKRYREKKNLGARDLRSLELVSGLRRRELARDLGSLEFAKDLGRLELVSDLRSLEIAKELVSLELVSDLRSLELAKELVSLELVSYLRSLELAKELVSLELVSDLRSLELAKDLGRLQLVSDLRSLKLAKELVSLELVSDLRSLELAKDLGSLELAKELVSLELVSDLRSLELAKGLGSLELVIDLRSLELAKELVSLELVSDLRSLELAKDLGSLERVSDLRSLDLAKDLASLELARDQRRLELAKDLGSLELTRNHRRLELLSDRRNLELSRDLRSLELKRPQESGTCK